A segment of the Oscillatoria sp. FACHB-1406 genome:
AAAATGGTACAAGCCTCGGAAGACCATCTCAACCGAAATTCTTTCTTTCGGTTGAGATAATTCCTTCGCTACTTCTCCGCACAAATCGTTGAGCACTGTGTAGAATATCCAAGTTGTATAAACTTGAATCTCCACTCCATTTTTGCCCCCAACCCATAAATACGCTAGCCCGAGTAAACGCTTCGTTAACAGAAAAGCTTCTTCAATTCGCCAGCGACGGCGATATAATTCACACACCTGTTGGGCTGATAATTGAGTGGGGTCAAGCACGTTAGTTAGGTAGTAATACCAAGTTTTTCCCCATAAAACTGAAACCAAGCGAACTTCGTAATGGCAAGGGTTGGAGCGATATACACCCATCTTGATAATTTCATCTTTGTAGTGACTTCCTTGCGATAAACATCGCCGTGTTTGGTAGGCAGTTTTTGAGCGTAGGCGGGTCACGAAGTATTTCTGGCGCTCGCTAAACTTATCAAACCACGCAAAGTTGAAAAATCCTAAGTCGAAGATGAGTAAACCTCCTACCGGCAGCTTTTCTAAGAGTTTCTCCATCCAGCTTTGGTCGCTGGCTCGACTCTGCTGTGTATATTCCACTGCTACCGGA
Coding sequences within it:
- a CDS encoding IS4 family transposase — encoded protein: PPQLFHQIFAEAIAQKLSSSHRPLLPAHWQSSYDKFTAWWIADGSTLEVLRKKLKAESQDSEMLGGKMMMVVEAFEHHPVAVEYTQQSRASDQSWMEKLLEKLPVGGLLIFDLGFFNFAWFDKFSERQKYFVTRLRSKTAYQTRRCLSQGSHYKDEIIKMGVYRSNPCHYEVRLVSVLWGKTWYYYLTNVLDPTQLSAQQVCELYRRRWRIEEAFLLTKRLLGLAYLWVGGKNGVEIQVYTTWIFYTVLNDLCGEVAKELSQPKERISVEMVFRGLYHFSRAVSRGENVNVVTFLLQHHQVLSLVKAQRKRHRQHITFSEAIWGSTA